The genomic stretch TCGCCTACTTCCTCGGTCAGGACGGTCATATTGGTCAGTTCGCTGAAGTAACGTACACCATACGTTTTAATCCAGCTGTCCACCTCTTTTTGTGCTTCTTCCAGTGTCATTATTCTTTGTTTTTAGTGTCCATACATATAGTAACAGGCCCGTTGTTCAGAAGTTCAACTTTCATGTCTGCTCCGAATTCTCCGGTTCCTACTTCTTTGCCTAAACCGATGCTTAGTTCCCGGCAGAAATAATCGTAGAGAGGAATGGCTATATCGTGTTTTGCGGCACGGATGTAGGAGGGACGGTTCCCTTTCTTTGTAGATGCGTGCAATGTGAACTGGCTGATAACCAGAATGTTGCCTTCTACCTCCCGAATGGATTTATTCATCACTCCGTTTTCATCGTCAAAGACTCTCAATCCTATTATCTTTTTGCATAACCAGTCAGCATCTTCTTGTGTATCAGCTTCTTCGATACCAACCAATATCATGAATCCT from Phocaeicola dorei encodes the following:
- the dtd gene encoding D-aminoacyl-tRNA deacylase, with amino-acid sequence MRVVIQRVSHASVTIEGVCKSAIKEGFMILVGIEEADTQEDADWLCKKIIGLRVFDDENGVMNKSIREVEGNILVISQFTLHASTKKGNRPSYIRAAKHDIAIPLYDYFCRELSIGLGKEVGTGEFGADMKVELLNNGPVTICMDTKNKE